The following are from one region of the Lynx canadensis isolate LIC74 chromosome D4, mLynCan4.pri.v2, whole genome shotgun sequence genome:
- the FANCG gene encoding Fanconi anemia group G protein → MQKRTDPSPLGWGPRRGRAYLSAAPSRGLGPASATLSHQTPLGSSGLHASCLDLWREKNDQLVRQAKVAQDSRQFLRGQQLAQDVLEGFRGLLHSLQGLPAAVPVLPLELTVTCNFITMKASLAQGFTEDQAQDIQQSLERVLETQEQLGPRLECGLRGLWDSVLHYSSVLLELLPALHHLAGLQAALWLSTDCLGDLNLLLQTLNGNQSEASEDLLHLLKTWSPPAEESDAPLTLQDARGLRDVLLTASAYRQGLQELITGSLPKALSSLQEAASGLCPRPVLVQVYTVLGTCLRKMGNPQRALLYLVAALKGGSPWGPPLLEASRLYQQLGNTAAELESLELLVDALSVTHSPEAPQLLIEVELLLPQPNPASPLHCGTQSQAKYLLASRCLQIGRAEDAAEHYLDLLALLLDDSEPKFSPPPSRPGPCMPEVFLEAAAALIQAGRAQDALTVCEELLSRMSSLLPKMPQLWEDARKGTKESPHCLSWVSATYLLQGRAWVQLGAQKEAISEFSRCLELLFQATPKDKEQGPASSCEQGCMSDVALQQLRVAALISRGLQWVASDQNTKALQDFLLSVQMCPGNRDASFHLLQTLRRMDRRDEAIALWWSLEAQAKLPQENAAWSLPLYLETYLSWIRSPDRETLLEEFQTSLLEPCDL, encoded by the exons ATGCAGAAGCGCACGGACCCTTCCCCGCTCGGGTGGGGACCTCGGCGAGGCCGGGCTTACCTTTCAGCAGCACCCTCCAGGGGTCTGGGCCCAGCCTCTGCAACCTTGTCGCACCAGACCCCTCTGGGCTCCTCAGGACTACACGCCAGCTGCCTAGACCTGTGGAGGGAAAAGAATGACCAGCTAGTTCGACAGGCCAAG GTGGCTCAGGACTCGCGTCAGTTTCTGAGAGGACAGCAGCTGGCCCAAGATGTGCTGGAAGGATTCAGGGGACTCCTGCATAGCCTGCAGG GTCTCCCTGCAGCTGTTCCTGTTCTCCCCTTGGAATTGACTGTTACCTGCAATTTCATTACCATGAAGGCAAGCCTGGCCCAGGGTTTCACTGAAGACCAAGCACAGGATATCCAACAGAGCCTGGAGAGAG tgctggagacccaggagcagCTTGGGCCCAGACTGGAATGTGGGCTCAGGGGGCTGTGGGACTCTGTTCTCCATTATTCCTCTGTTCTGCTGGAGCTACTCCCTGCCCTTCACCACCTGGCTGGCCTGCAGGCTGCCCTGTGGCTAAGTACTGACTGTCTTGGGGACCTGAACTTGCTGCTGCAGACCTTGAATGGTAACCAG AGTGAGGCCTCTGAGGATCTGCTGCACCTTCTGAAAACTTGGAGCCCCCCAGCTGAGGAGTCAGATGCTCCATTGACCTTGCAGGATGCCCGGGGCTTAAGGGATGTCCTTCTTACAGCTTCTGCCTATCGCCAAG GCCTCCAGGAATTGATCACAGGAAGCCTGCCCAAGGCATTGAGCAGCCTGCAAGAAGCAGCCTCAGGTCTGTGTCCACGGCCTGTGTTGGTCCAGGTGTACACAGTCCTGGGGACCTGTCTTCGTAAAATG GGCAATCCACAAAGAGCTCTGCTGTACTTGGTTGCAGCCCTGAAAGGGGGATCACCCTGGGGTCCTCCGCTTCTGGAGGCTTCCAGGCTATATCAGCAACTGGGGAACACAGCAGCAGAGCTGGAGAGTCTGGAGCTGTTGGTTGAC GCCTTGAGTGTCACTCACAGTCCTGAAGCCCCCCAGCTTCTTATTGAAGTAGAGTTACTACTTCCCCAACCTAACCCAGCCTCACCCCTTCACTGTGGCACACAGAGCCAGGCCAAGTACCTGCTAGCAAGCCGATGCCTACAGATAGGAAG GGCAGAGGACGCTGCAGAGCATTACTTGGACCTGCTGGCTCTGTTGCTGGATGACTCTGAGCCAAAG ttctccccacccccatcccgtcCAGGGCCCTGCATGCCTGAGGTGTTCTTGGAGGCAGCAGCAGCACTGATCCAGGCAGGCCGAGCACAGGATGCCTTGACCGTATGTGAGGAGCTGCTCAGCCGCATGTCGTCTCTGCTTCCCAAGATGCCCCAGCTGTGGGAAGATGCCAGAAAAGGAACCAAGGAATCACCACACTGTCTATCCTGGGTCTCTGCCACCTACCTGCTTCAGGGTCGAGCCTGGGTGCAGCTGGGGGCCCAAAAAGAAGCAATTAGTGAATTTAGCCG GTGCCTTGAGCTGCTCTTCCAAGCCACACCTAAGGACAAAGAACAAG GTCCTGCTTCCAGCTGTGAGCAGGGGTGTATGTCAGATGTGGCACTGCAACAGCTTCGGGTAGCCGCCCTGATTAGTCGTGGACTGCAATGGGTGGCCAGTGACCAAAATACTAAAGCCCTACAGGACTTCCTCCTCAGTGTGCAGATGTGCCCAG GTAATCGAGATGCTTCCTTtcacctgcttcagactctgaggAGGATGGATCGGAGGGATGAGGCCATTGCTCTCTGGTGGAGCCTGGAGGCCCAAGCTAAGTTGCCACAGGAGAATGCTGCATG GTCTCTCCCCCTGTACCTAGAAACCTATTTGAGTTGGATTCGTTCCCCTGACCGTGAAACCCTTCTTGAGGAGTTTCAGACATCTCTGCTGGAACCTTGTGACCTGTAG